CACCTTACACCACCAACATTCCTTCAAATGGAAATGGTGCTGAAGGAAAGAAACAATCTATTCCTGTTCCTGTTGCATTGAATAAGAACATCAAGAATCCTTTCGTGATTCCGGGCTTAAAGAAACTGCAAGTTGATCCTCAATTAAATCAAAATTATACTTTCGACAACTTCATTGAAGGAGAATGTAACCGTTTGGCTCGTTCGGCTGGATATGCTGTCGCAAATAAACCCGGAGGAACTTCTTTCAACCCTTTAATGGTCTATGGAGATGTTGGATTGGGAAAAACCCACCTTGCTCAAGCAATTGGTAATGAAATCAAACGTAATCTACCAGATAAGTTGGTGATCTACGTGTCATGTGAAAAGTTCTGTCAACAGTTTGTTGATTCCCTTAAGAACAATACCATCAATGATTTCGTGAATTTTTACCAAGCGATGGATGTCATCATCATGGATGATGTACACAATTTTGCAGGTAAAGAGAAAACACAGGATATTTTCTTCCACATTTTTAATCACTTACACCAAACTGGTAAACAAATCATCCTGACATCGGATAAAGCGCCAAAAGATCTTTCTGGTCTCGAAGAAAGGCTGTTGAGCCGCTTTAAATGGGGATTATCTGCAGATATTCAAGTGCCTGACTTGGAAACAAGAATGGCTATCCTCAAGAAAAAGATGTATTCAGATGGTATTGAGCTCCCAGAGAATGTAGTGGAATACGTGGCGAATCAGATTGACAACAGTGTCAGAGAATTAGAAGGTGCTATGGTTTCTTTATTGGCTCAATCCACTCTTAACAAAAGAGAAATTGACCTGAATTTAGCAAAGTCAATGTTGAAAAACTTTGTGAAGAATACACATAAAGAAATATCAATGGAGTACATTCAGAAATTAGTATGTGAATACTTTGAGGTACCAGTTGAAATGGTTAAATCGAAAGTTCGTAAACGTGAAATCGTACAAGCAAGACAGATTTCAATGTATTTGGCAAAAAATCACACCAAATCATCCCTGAAATCAATCGGTAATTTCTTCGGCGGTCGCGACCACTCTACCGTAATCTATGCTTGCCAAACAGTAGAAGACCTTATCGAAACGGATAAGAAATTCAAAACCTATGTGCAAGACATACAAAAGAAATTAAAAGCGTCTTAAAAACAACAAAACATTGTAAAGAAAAGAAATTTAAAAGCTTGGGATATTCTCCCAAGCTTTTTTTTTGTTGAAACGCAAGTCAACCCTATGCTCAGGCCGGCGCGTAAGACTTGCGTTAGCAAATCCTAAAGATGGCTGGTGTCACCACCAGCCATGGCGTTCAATAAGTTTGGTTCACGAAGCCGTGGTCGGTGTCCTCACCGACCACTATGAGGCGACAAATTGCTGGCTGGTGGGGACATCAGCCAGGGCATAATGCTGAGGCCTCGGTGCGTTGGGCTTACCCTTCGACTCCGCTCAGGGACCGCCCATCGACTCCGCCCATGGACCGCCCTCCGTTTTCTAGCTTCGGCAGAACCCATTCCATAAGACGTTTAATATCTCAAATCTCAAATCCCACATCCCAAAAAACCAAAAAAGGGACTGCACCTCGTGCAATCCCTTTTCTTATTTATGAAACATGAATATTAGTTAGCTTATTGTACTTGTGGTTCAGGCATCTTTTTAGTTGCGCGTTCTTCCACGATTTTAAACGTACAATGGTTTTTGTTCATCTGTCAAAATTTCACTTACTTTTTTGTCTAAGTCAGCATTTAAAGCCTCAATTTGTTGAACTTGAGCCTCTGCTGCAACAGTAGTATCTGATTTTAAAGCATGTTTTGATTTTTTATGCTCTAAGACAACTGTATAGATAGCTGTTTGTTGTTCTGGTGTTAGTTGCAACTTCTCAGTCCATTCGGTAACTGTTGCTTTTGCTTTTTCTTCAGGATTTACTTCCTGTGCGAATGTTAGACTTAACGAAAATAATACTGCGGATACTGCTAAAAATAACTTTTTCATGATTTTAATTTTTTTGTTTAACACTTTTATTATTTACTCCGTTTCTGTACAATAAATAACA
The Sphingobacterium daejeonense genome window above contains:
- the dnaA gene encoding chromosomal replication initiator protein DnaA; the encoded protein is MEKTCTSVWESCLAVIKDNIPTQSFKTWFEPVKAVRLEGNVLTIQVPSLFFYEWLEEHYVGILRKTVKKFLGEQGRLEYNIVVEKSSANPPYTTNIPSNGNGAEGKKQSIPVPVALNKNIKNPFVIPGLKKLQVDPQLNQNYTFDNFIEGECNRLARSAGYAVANKPGGTSFNPLMVYGDVGLGKTHLAQAIGNEIKRNLPDKLVIYVSCEKFCQQFVDSLKNNTINDFVNFYQAMDVIIMDDVHNFAGKEKTQDIFFHIFNHLHQTGKQIILTSDKAPKDLSGLEERLLSRFKWGLSADIQVPDLETRMAILKKKMYSDGIELPENVVEYVANQIDNSVRELEGAMVSLLAQSTLNKREIDLNLAKSMLKNFVKNTHKEISMEYIQKLVCEYFEVPVEMVKSKVRKREIVQARQISMYLAKNHTKSSLKSIGNFFGGRDHSTVIYACQTVEDLIETDKKFKTYVQDIQKKLKAS